A stretch of DNA from Staphylococcus sp. KG4-3:
GGATTGTTCAACCTTATCAGCATTCATGTGACTACTGTGGAAAACAAGTATATTCTTAGTGTTGATTTTTTTGTTGAGTAATGGTTTATCAAGTAATCTAGCATCACAAAACACTGTATCATTTTCACTGAATTTGTTATCAAAATAATACTGGAATAATTGTTTTTCAGTTTTAAATGTTTTGTGTGGCCGATCGTCCTTATAAGTTTGTATTTGAATTACATTGTTAGCATCATTATCTTCAAAGAATTTCTTACAATAAATTATTTCATTTGCATCAAAAAATTCTTCGGCAATTTTTTTATAACTATTAGGAGAGTAGTAGATTTTTTTATGTAATACTCCATAATTGTTATATTGCCAACGCTGAATTCTCTTCTTACTAATAGGAGACATAAAGTCTTCAAACTCTAATATATTACTGTCTTTAAAATATCTTCTATATAAAACATATGAATCGTCACTATCGTAGTAACGTACAATATTATTAGTTTTCCCAAACTTATATTTCAAATCGTTCATTTCAAGTGGAGTTTCTATATATTTGATTTTCTTTAGTATTTTGCTTCGAGGTGATGTTAGTAACTCATAATTTGCTAACCAATCGTATATATTTTCATATTTTATGTTTTCAGTGACTTTCTCTTCTTTAAAAAAACTTTCATATACATCATTATAATTAGGATTGTAATTGGTAGTTAATATTGTGGAAGGGAGACCTAATTCTTCATCTAAAAATTTTGTTCTTCCCAATAAAGATTTTGTTCTTCCGCCGTGCACTGGAGGAAGTGTACTTGTAACTGTATATATCATTATTTTAAACTCCTTAAATAATAAGAACCCCGTTTAATCAAGATAATTTTATATTATGAACAATATAAAATTTAACATAATGCTTCGATTCGAGGCTTTAATTTCCCTTTAGTAATAGTAAACAGTATTTTCTATGTTTTGCCTTGTAGAATTTTTAATTAATCATCGTTAAATTTACTTTATAGAAATTTTTCTTTTATAAGAACCTCCTTTATGTTTTGAAATAAATAAACAACACATTCATATCATATTTTTATTCTAATGAATTAAATAAAATTCAACTTCCCAGTAAGAATGAAATATATTATGTATTCATATTAGCAAATAATATAAGTATTTAGTATAAAAATTGCACAATTTATAAATTAATTTTGTTTATTGTGCTTGGAAAGTAATATTTTTAAACAGATTGTCCAATGCAAATTGAATAAATGAATTTAGTGAAATAATGTTTCACTAGAGTGAGGTTATTAAAAAAGGATTGAATAATAAACTATATATATAGTTTATTATTTATTTATATTGTGAATAATATAAGGAGTTATACAAAAAGTATACAATTTTTCGTATATGTGTAATTCGTAGTTTAATGAAATTAAGTGTTGTAGTGGAACTATCATAAAATACATCAAATTATTTAACTTGTAAGCGTTATAGTTATTTAATTATATTAAATTATAGTATTTTGAAATGGAGTATTTGGCACTGCCTTTACAACAGCAGTTAATAATGTGAAGCAAATTGTTTATAACGATTTCTAGTCGAAGAGGGGGGATGAATAAATATGTACTTTAAGGAAGCAACGATTTCTGATGCACCTATAATTCATAAGTTGATGATTAAAGCATTTTCAGAATACAAAAATGATAAAATGCCGTCTAGCGCTTTAGAAGAAACAGAGAGCAATATTGCTAAAGCGTTATCGCAAGAAGGAGAAAAAGCTTTAATTGCATATGAGTCAGATGAGCCAGTGGCAATGGTTAGATTTAAAATAGAACAATATAAAATGAATTTTTATCGTCTATCTGTAAATCCTCTATACCAAGGAAAAGGTGTAGGAAAGCATTTGTTAAAGTCATTAGAACTATATGCAAAAAATGAAGATATATCAGAAATTATATGCAAAGTTCGTATGAATATAAAAAGAAATGTTAGTCTTTATAAAGATATAGGTTATTCTATATTTGATTATTATACTATTGATAAGCCAAATAAGAAGTCATTACATATTGTATCTATGAAGAAATTTATCTAAGTATACACTGAAGGAATAATGCGAATTATTGTTTAAGCCAAAGAAAAGGTTAAAAATAAGTGAAATCAGAAATGAAATCATTACTTTTAAGATTATATTTCACGGTATATGACCACAGTTTTCACTTTAGTTATTGCATCTTACTATGATAGCTTTAAAATGGAGAGTAAGTAGTTAGAACGAATTATAAATAAAATTTTGTTGTAAAAATGAAAATGCAATGTGGGAGAATATAAACTATGAAAAAACCAAGTTTGAGGGCTATACTATTTACTATATTTTGGCTTTTAGTATTGTTATATGCTGCTTATGTAACATTTGCAGATCATAAGATACCATATCATCCAATCATATTCTTGATAATATTTGCAATAGGTGCAAATATTATCAAGAAAGTAGCACCGAAAGATAATTATGAAAAATATCAAAATAACGAAGATAGATTACGATAAAAGTTGTGAATATAAGGTTTTTAATAACTGACACACCTTTGAAAACGACAGTGAAATTTATAGAATTAAATTTAAATGTTGACAAATTCGATTTATACTAGTAGGATTTTACTTAATTACTAATCGCAACAAAAGTTGCCATTTGAAAGATAACGTAGCAAATATGTGATGTAGCAATAAGAAAGCTAATGGTTGATGGAAATTAGCACTGCATATATTGTGAATTGGGCTTTTAAATGAAAATTAAATAGCAATTAAAGTGAACAATAAATTTGTTAAC
This window harbors:
- a CDS encoding glycosyltransferase, encoding MIYTVTSTLPPVHGGRTKSLLGRTKFLDEELGLPSTILTTNYNPNYNDVYESFFKEEKVTENIKYENIYDWLANYELLTSPRSKILKKIKYIETPLEMNDLKYKFGKTNNIVRYYDSDDSYVLYRRYFKDSNILEFEDFMSPISKKRIQRWQYNNYGVLHKKIYYSPNSYKKIAEEFFDANEIIYCKKFFEDNDANNVIQIQTYKDDRPHKTFKTEKQLFQYYFDNKFSENDTVFCDARLLDKPLLNKKINTKNILVFHSSHMNADKVEQSYKFALENHHKVSKYLLLTNKQKNDIQNVSNISSEKISVIPHFINSNPYSNNVVKEDRFVFIGRIAEEKQIDHILKAYSKFLESGYNTSLDIYGRGEFGQVSVIENLIFDLGIQNKVHIHGFTNDPSYEFQKSKASLLTSSFEGFGLSVMESINVGCPVISYDVKYGPSEIINHGKNGYLVEKNNIEQLTKYMIDIIENPLTNVKTKPELTFDSAKNNYKQLFSSIGYNL
- a CDS encoding GNAT family N-acetyltransferase translates to MYFKEATISDAPIIHKLMIKAFSEYKNDKMPSSALEETESNIAKALSQEGEKALIAYESDEPVAMVRFKIEQYKMNFYRLSVNPLYQGKGVGKHLLKSLELYAKNEDISEIICKVRMNIKRNVSLYKDIGYSIFDYYTIDKPNKKSLHIVSMKKFI